In Nostoc sp. GT001, a genomic segment contains:
- a CDS encoding DICT sensory domain-containing protein: MSISTSVLSDLLKSLPHLRPQLYFKASLTALSHAMEDQVLAATLAKPLVIASFQRERFYRQEAHRYQRLALRSNQIYVLSAPETDFINSSEHYEKVAFEPTDGLSQEWHLVVIADNYATCLVCRENLGSLAKNKQLPELSPNLDIDTARRFEGIWTSERGVSLKAAELLLDRILVYRPELTSKIQQARQRFGIGEPRNQSGTEQVNEYACDIDTDPFVQRLVTYLQASQYKLHKAYRSIAAQARKERLVNSISTAIRRSLDPHEVLQVAAQELGQHLEACRCLIYRAQATDSQAIIEHEFLNPGVLSVCGQTWELEKNSLFRDIVEQGEGVCVSDTLSDPRVTKSPGLSTIAKKFAIRSWLMEPVFYQGRLLGIVELHYCRMPPHECQPGELDLVEAIATQVGAALIQAEAYANLEELNQQLEALDRTRSNLIAITGHELRTPLSTIQVCLESLATEPDMPLELQQVMLNTALSDSERMRKLVQDFLTLSNLESGRVEWHPESLTLQECVDLALSRNRTRSSMEKQPQIKTQIAENLPLVRADGDWLVEVLAKLMDNALKFTPPQGEITIEAIYNSRQMVEVTVADSGRGIEPNRLEVVFDRFYQEEGALRRTTGGTGLGLAICRQIVNGWGGQIWAESIGKDQGSQFHFTIPIVRSSQEEKRTKVKSK; this comes from the coding sequence ATGAGCATTTCGACTTCTGTGCTGAGTGATCTGCTAAAGTCCCTACCCCACTTGCGGCCCCAGCTATATTTTAAGGCTTCATTAACGGCGCTCTCCCACGCGATGGAAGATCAAGTTTTGGCTGCGACTTTAGCTAAACCCCTTGTAATTGCTAGTTTCCAGCGAGAGCGATTCTACCGCCAAGAAGCTCATCGCTACCAGCGACTTGCTTTGCGAAGTAATCAAATATACGTATTATCTGCTCCAGAAACGGATTTCATCAACAGTTCGGAACACTACGAAAAAGTGGCTTTTGAGCCAACGGATGGCTTAAGTCAGGAGTGGCATTTGGTAGTGATTGCTGACAATTATGCTACTTGTCTGGTTTGCCGAGAAAACCTTGGTTCTCTTGCCAAAAACAAGCAACTACCGGAACTAAGCCCGAATCTGGATATAGACACAGCCCGAAGATTTGAGGGAATTTGGACATCGGAAAGGGGAGTTAGCCTGAAAGCCGCCGAATTGCTGTTAGATAGGATTTTGGTTTACAGACCAGAACTGACAAGTAAAATTCAACAGGCACGTCAAAGGTTTGGCATCGGGGAGCCGCGAAACCAGTCTGGGACAGAACAGGTAAATGAGTATGCCTGTGACATCGATACAGATCCCTTTGTGCAGCGCTTAGTAACTTATTTGCAAGCTAGTCAGTACAAATTGCACAAAGCCTACCGTTCTATTGCTGCCCAAGCACGAAAAGAACGATTAGTCAACTCAATTAGTACTGCTATTCGGCGATCGCTCGATCCTCACGAAGTTCTCCAGGTGGCAGCACAAGAATTAGGGCAACACCTAGAAGCTTGTCGCTGTTTAATTTACCGCGCTCAAGCTACAGATAGCCAAGCCATAATTGAACACGAGTTTTTGAATCCCGGTGTTTTATCTGTTTGTGGGCAAACCTGGGAGTTAGAGAAAAATTCCCTATTTCGGGACATCGTAGAACAAGGCGAAGGTGTTTGTGTAAGCGATACGCTGAGTGACCCCCGCGTTACCAAATCGCCAGGACTTTCCACGATCGCCAAAAAGTTTGCCATTCGTTCTTGGCTGATGGAACCAGTTTTCTATCAAGGGCGATTATTGGGGATTGTGGAGTTACATTACTGCCGAATGCCACCGCACGAGTGCCAACCTGGGGAATTGGATTTGGTAGAAGCGATCGCTACCCAAGTAGGAGCAGCTCTCATCCAAGCGGAAGCTTACGCTAATCTAGAAGAACTTAACCAGCAGCTAGAAGCCCTAGACCGCACCCGCAGCAACCTCATAGCCATCACTGGACACGAACTGCGTACTCCCCTATCCACAATTCAAGTGTGCTTGGAAAGTCTTGCTACCGAACCAGATATGCCCTTGGAATTGCAGCAGGTGATGCTCAACACCGCTCTTTCCGACTCAGAGCGGATGCGAAAACTGGTACAAGATTTTCTTACACTTTCCAACTTGGAAAGCGGGCGGGTGGAATGGCATCCAGAATCCCTCACCTTACAAGAATGTGTCGATTTAGCACTCAGCCGAAATCGCACCCGTTCCTCAATGGAAAAGCAGCCCCAAATCAAGACTCAAATTGCCGAAAACCTACCTTTAGTCAGAGCAGATGGTGATTGGCTAGTCGAAGTGCTGGCAAAACTCATGGACAATGCTTTGAAATTTACGCCACCCCAAGGAGAAATCACGATTGAAGCTATTTACAACAGCCGTCAAATGGTCGAGGTGACTGTAGCTGATAGCGGACGCGGCATTGAACCAAATCGCTTAGAAGTAGTTTTTGACCGCTTCTATCAAGAAGAAGGAGCGCTGCGCCGCACCACTGGCGGGACTGGACTTGGTTTAGCAATTTGCCGTCAAATTGTTAATGGCTGGGGTGGGCAAATTTGGGCAGAGTCAATTGGCAAAGACCAGGGTAGTCAGTTTCACTTCACCATACCGATTGTTCGGAGTAGCCAAGAGGAAAAACGGACAAAAGTCAAGAGTAAATAG
- a CDS encoding photosystem I reaction center subunit II PsaD, giving the protein MAETLSGQTPLFAGSTGGLLNKAVVEEKYAITWTSPKEQVFELPTGGAAVMRKGENLLYIARKEYGIFLGGQQLRKLKITDYKVYRILPNGETTLLHPADGVFPEKVNEGREKVRYVPRSIGQNPNPSQLKFSGKATHDV; this is encoded by the coding sequence ATGGCAGAAACACTCTCTGGACAAACCCCGCTATTTGCTGGCAGCACTGGTGGCTTGCTAAACAAAGCAGTAGTTGAAGAAAAGTACGCTATCACTTGGACTAGCCCGAAAGAGCAAGTATTTGAATTGCCTACAGGTGGTGCTGCTGTTATGCGGAAAGGTGAAAACCTGCTGTATATAGCTCGTAAAGAATATGGCATCTTTTTGGGCGGTCAGCAACTTCGCAAACTCAAAATCACAGACTACAAAGTTTACCGGATTTTACCCAACGGAGAAACTACCTTACTTCACCCAGCTGATGGTGTCTTCCCCGAAAAAGTAAATGAAGGTCGTGAAAAAGTGCGTTATGTCCCACGCAGCATTGGGCAAAACCCCAATCCATCACAACTCAAGTTCAGTGGTAAAGCTACCCACGACGTATAG